A single region of the Gammaproteobacteria bacterium genome encodes:
- the recN gene encoding DNA repair protein RecN, translating to MLKHLHIKHFTIITEHELELYPGLTVLTGETGAGKSILLDALGIVLGERADSRLIQNGHERCEVTATFEIDNLPEVQQWLLDSDFDDEKDCLIRRIINRDGRSRNMINGRPCTVQQVRELATLLVHIHGQNQHSLLVKTDYQRQLLDHFADHDDLYQSVRTLYNNWRQLHQEQSASQQAYSDQSAQLELLNFQLQEFEQLGLGEGELAALEQEQQCLAHAEQWLISCRQVMTLLAEDERSAVLNGLYTASQLLKNFNEANANLAAANELLQQAIIQAEEATALVRQSLNTIEPDPERLAVIDQRLALIQDLARKHRVPPEELLQKHQQLNQQRQQLTTQDERLAALTQQIAEIATQYKIAAEKLTKSRTKAAQQLSTAVTEQMRLLGMQNGQFKVQLSPHDPNNLHPHGNESVEFLVTANAGQPLQPINKVASGGELSRISLAIQVITATALASPTLIFDEVDSGVGGRTAEIVGQQLKKLGTKAQVLCVTHLPQVAAQADQHLYIQKQEKNGAVETMIQPLTAVEKIAEIARMLGGVTITEKTLAHAKEMLRLES from the coding sequence ATGCTAAAACACCTGCATATCAAACACTTCACCATCATTACCGAACATGAATTAGAGCTATATCCAGGCCTAACCGTGCTCACCGGCGAAACCGGCGCAGGCAAATCGATTCTGCTCGATGCCTTAGGCATCGTGCTTGGTGAACGCGCAGACTCAAGACTAATCCAAAACGGCCATGAGCGCTGCGAAGTTACTGCCACTTTTGAGATCGACAACCTACCAGAAGTCCAACAATGGCTCCTTGATTCAGATTTTGATGATGAAAAAGATTGCCTGATTCGACGCATCATCAACCGCGATGGCCGCTCACGAAATATGATTAATGGACGCCCATGCACCGTTCAACAAGTACGAGAACTTGCGACACTATTAGTGCATATTCACGGTCAAAATCAACATTCTCTATTAGTAAAAACTGACTACCAACGCCAACTACTGGATCATTTTGCCGACCATGATGATTTATACCAATCCGTTCGCACGCTATATAACAACTGGCGACAACTACACCAAGAACAAAGCGCCAGCCAACAAGCCTATAGCGACCAAAGCGCACAGCTGGAATTGTTAAATTTCCAGCTGCAAGAATTTGAACAACTCGGTTTAGGCGAAGGTGAACTTGCCGCGCTCGAACAAGAGCAACAATGCCTAGCACATGCCGAACAGTGGCTGATATCCTGCCGCCAAGTAATGACTTTACTTGCAGAAGATGAACGCAGTGCCGTACTAAACGGTTTATATACCGCAAGCCAACTGTTAAAAAATTTTAATGAGGCCAATGCCAATTTAGCAGCAGCCAATGAATTGCTGCAACAAGCCATTATTCAAGCAGAAGAAGCCACTGCTCTAGTACGTCAATCTTTAAACACCATCGAGCCCGACCCAGAACGCTTAGCGGTCATTGATCAACGTCTGGCTTTAATCCAAGACTTAGCACGCAAACACCGCGTGCCACCTGAGGAGTTACTACAAAAACACCAACAACTGAACCAACAACGGCAACAATTAACTACCCAGGACGAACGCCTAGCTGCTTTAACTCAGCAAATCGCTGAGATTGCCACCCAATACAAAATTGCTGCAGAAAAACTCACCAAAAGCCGCACCAAAGCCGCCCAACAGCTCTCTACTGCAGTCACAGAACAAATGCGCTTGCTGGGGATGCAAAACGGCCAATTTAAAGTGCAGCTATCCCCCCACGATCCAAATAACCTGCACCCTCATGGTAATGAAAGCGTGGAATTTCTAGTCACCGCCAATGCCGGTCAACCCCTGCAACCCATCAACAAAGTCGCCTCCGGCGGTGAGTTGTCGCGCATTTCCCTGGCCATTCAAGTTATCACTGCCACCGCTTTAGCCTCTCCCACCTTAATTTTTGACGAAGTCGATTCCGGCGTCGGCGGCCGCACCGCAGAAATCGTCGGCCAACAATTAAAAAAACTCGGCACCAAAGCCCAAGTATTATGCGTCACCCATCTGCCCCAGGTAGCCGCACAAGCCGACCAGCATTTATACATTCAAAAACAGGAAAAAAATGGCGCGGTGGAAACCATGATTCAACCCTTAACCGCAGTGGAAAAAATCGCTGAAATTGCGCGTATGCTGGGAGGAGTAACTATCACTGAGAAGACCTTAGCCCATGCAAAGGAAATGCTGAGGTTGGAAAGTTAA
- a CDS encoding outer membrane protein assembly factor BamE, whose amino-acid sequence MRKLLITFLCLTCCLLNACFLRPYQPNIQQGNILTPRQVQQVHLGMSKDSVAELLGTPVLDNTFDDNHWPYVYTFQRNGGPITKKQLDLYFRNDRLVRITGNYQ is encoded by the coding sequence ATGCGCAAACTCCTCATCACATTTTTATGCCTCACCTGTTGTTTACTCAATGCTTGTTTTCTACGGCCCTATCAACCCAATATTCAACAAGGCAATATTCTAACCCCAAGACAAGTACAACAAGTACACCTCGGCATGAGCAAAGATAGCGTAGCAGAGCTACTAGGAACACCCGTACTCGACAACACCTTCGACGACAATCACTGGCCTTATGTCTATACCTTCCAGCGTAATGGCGGCCCTATCACAAAAAAACAACTGGATTTATATTTCCGTAATGACCGCTTAGTGCGAATAACTGGAAATTACCAATAG